From Amycolatopsis sp. WQ 127309:
CGGCGAGCCGGACCGCGCCGGCCTCCGCCAGGATCTGCCGGGCCCTTGGACGCTGCTCGCCGTCGAGCAGCCGGACGTGCAGGGTGCCCGCGCCGACCCGGGACTTGAGCTGGGCGCTGGTGCCCTCGGCCACGATCCGGCCGTGGTCGATGACCGCGATCCGCTCGGCGAGCTGATCGGCCTCTTCGAGGTACTGGGTGGTGAGCAGCACCGTCGTGCCGGCCGCGGCGATCCGGCGGACGAGCTCCCACACCTGGTTGCGGCTGCGCGGGTCGAGGCCGGTGGTCGGCTCGTCGAGGAACAGCAGGTCGGGCGTCGTGATCAGGCTGGCACCGATGTCGAGCCGGCGCCGCATGCCGCCCGAGTAGCCGCCCACCGGACGTCCGGCCGAGCGGGTCAGGTCGAACGCGGCGAGCAGGTCGTCGGCGCGTTTCCTGCTCGCGGCGCGGGACAGGCCGTGCAGCCGGCCGAGGAGCAGCAGGTTCTCGTAGCCGGTCAGGTCTTCGTCGAGGGAGGCGAACTGGCCGGTCACCGCCACCCGGGCGCGGATCGCGGCCGTTCCGGTCAAGACGTCGTGGCCGAGGACGCGCGTCGTGCCGCCGTCCGGCCGGGTCAGCGTGGCCAGGACGCGGATCGTGGTCGTCTTGCCCGCGCCGTTGGGACCGAGGAAGCCGAACACCTCGCCGCGCCGGATCGTGAGGTCGATCCCGTCCAGCGCCCGGTGCCCGCCGTAGGCCTTGACCAGGCCGCGCGCTTCGACCGCCGGCGGATCGCTGTCCTTTGACATGCCGTAAGAGTTAGCTATCTCTGACAAGTTGTCAAGGTTATGACCGGGCTCCTACGATGCTCGGAATGGTCACCACGCAGCCACGCCGTCGCCGCGCCGACGCCCAGCGCAGCATCGACGCCATCCTCACGGCGGCCAGAGGCGTGCTCGGCGAGCAGCCGGACGCGAGCATGGAGGACATCGCCGCGGCGGCCGGCGTCACCCGCCAGACGGTCTACGCGCACTTCCCGTCACGCGACGCCCTGCTCGCCGCCTTGGTCGAAGTGGCCGCCGCCGAATACGTCGCGCTGCTCGACGACGCCGGTCTCGACACGGCGCCGCCCGCCGACGCCCTGGCCGCGTTCCTCGGGGCGGGCTGGCGGTTCCTGGACCGCTTCCCGCTGCTGCTGAGCCCCGCCGCCGGGCTCCCCCGGCCCGGCAACGACCCCCACGACGTCGTGCCGCCGCGGCTCGAGCGGCTCATCGTGCGAGGCCAGGACACGGGCGAGTTCGACGCGGCGCTGCCGGCGGCGTGGCTCGCCGCGGCGATCCTCGGGCTCCTGCACACGGCCGCCGCGGAAGTCACGGCCGGGCGTGTCACCACCGACGAGGCCGAAAGGTTGTGCCTGGAGAGCGCGCTACGGCTCTGCCGTCAGCCGTAGTTGGCGAAGCAGAGCGCCTCGATGTCGGCGCGCAGGGTCGCGAACGACCGCGGCCGCACCCGCTGCTGGACGACCGTGCCCAGCAGGTACGAGAGCAGCGCGCGGGCCCGGGCGCGCGGGTCGTCGACGTCCAGGGGCGCCAGCAGCTCGGCGAGGAGCTCGGTGAGCGACGTGAGCATCACGTCGATGGCCTGCGGGTGCTGCGCCCGGCCGGCGGCGATCCAGTACTCGAACCAGAGGAACGCGGCGTTCGGGTTCGCGGCGAACACGCTCAGGTACTCCTCGACCACCGCGAACAGCCGCTTGCGCGGGTCGGCGTGCTTCGCGCCGACGTCGCGCAGGCCCGCGGCGAACGCGGTGATGTGCGCGGCCATGGCCCGGTCGATGAGGACGTCGATGTCGGCGAAGTAGTAGTGGATCGCGCTCTTGGTGAGCGGTCCGGCGTCCGCGATGGCGCGGACGGTGCAGCCCGCGAGGCCGTCGCGGGCCAGCACGACGCGGGCGGCCTCGACGATCTGTTCCTGCTTGGCCAGCTGGTTGGGAGAGAGCCGGTCACTGCGACCGGGGACGGCGCTCACGGTGATTCTCGTTACCTTCTTCCTGGACGACGGCCCCAAATTCTAGGGCAGACGTCCTGCGGGTGGCCGCCGGGTGAAAAACCGGATTGGCCACCCCGGTCCGCGCGGCGGACAATGCGCGGCATGGTGATCTCAGGGGACAAGGGGCTCAGCCCGGCTGCGCGCAGCCAGCTGGAGAAGGAAATCGCGAACCTGCGCGCGCAACGCGAAGCTCTCGCACCGCAACCCGGCGAGCAGGAGCGAACGGGCGACGCGGCGGACCAGGCGGACGTGATCGACCGAGCGGAAGCCGCGGCGCGGCTCGACCGCCAGATCGCGGACCTGGCCGCGAAGATGGAACACGGCGGCTACGGCAACGCCCAGCTCCCGGACGGCACAACGGTCACCCTCCGCTTCTCGGACGGCGACGAAGAGACGTTCCAAGTGGTGACGGTCCCGGGCGAAGACTCCGACGCGATCACCTCGGACAGCCCCCTGGGCCTGGCCCTGGTCGGCCGCAAAGCGGGCGACGAGATCACCTACCGCACCCCCCGAGGCGACGCCAAGGCCAGCGTGGTCAAGGTAGCCCCGCCGAAGTAACCCCCTGCTCACCTCGAAGGCCCCCGCCCACAAGGCGGGGGCCTTCGCTTGCTTCAAGCCCAAAACTTGACCCACAAGGGTGGTTCCTCAGAAGAAATTCCAAGCCGCACCCACCTCACGAAGCCGGCCACGGTCGGGGGGCCGGGGGCGAAGCTCTCCGGACGGGGTGTGGGGCGGAGCCCCACAAAACACGCGAGACAAGCCAAAAGGCCCGCGCTCTGGGCGAGCACGGGCCTTCCAGGTCTTGTCGAGCCGCCGTATCGCGAGGCGCAAGCGCCCGCGCCGCCGAAACCACTCCCAGAGCCCTCGCCGAGCGACCGCTTTCCGTGACGGAGCACTCCGGCACGTTCTGGAGGCCTTCGCGGCCGAGCAAAGAAGCGGCGCGGCTAGGCCACTTCCCGCAGATCTCGCGGCTGCCCGGTTTCCCCGCGACGGGTGAACCTGCGGAACTTTCTTCGCCCACCGACGAGCCTTCGTTGTCACTCACTTAGACACTCACCAGACGAGTCAGGCCCCATCCGAGGTGTCTCGGATGGGGCCTGACCTGCGGAGCCGCCTAGGGGAATCGAACCCCTGACCTATTCATTACGAGTGAATCGCTCTGGCCGACTGAGCTAAGGCGGCATGTCTCCGGCTCGCGCTGGCGACGGGAACCAGTGTAGCGGAGGCTGTGAGCGTCACTTTCCCGGGGCACCGTCGTTAGGGCCCTATGACGTCGATCTCACACCAGGATCGACCTACCTGGAGGCACTGGCACATGCGGCGAAGACTGCCCCGTTCGGCGGCCCTGCCGGCGGCCGCGGCGTTGCTCCTGCTCAGCGCGGCGCCGGCGATGGCCGACCCGACCTATCCGACCACGCCGATCCCGCAGCCGGCGAGTTCCGGGCAGGCGCCCATCTCGGCGCCGATCGGGCCGCAGCCGCTGGGGCAGGCCGTCGGGGATGCCGGGACCGCGCTCGGCATCGTGCGGTTGCTGCCCAACGCCGTGCCCACCAGCACGATTCTGCCCGGCTTCGGGGCGACGCTGCCCAAGCAGTCGGCGCTCGAGGCCGGGATGGGCCTGTCCAGCGCGTCCGCGAACTCCGACGCCTACCTGAGCTACGAGAAGGCCATCGCGCAGGCGTCGCCGCTCGGGCTGTCGGTGGGCGGGAACGCGCCGCAGACGCCGGGCAGCGTGGTGCAGACCGCGTTGCCGGACAACCCGCAGCCGATCACCGGCGGGCTCAACGCGCCGTCCAACCCGCTGCTGAACGTCGGGGTGCTGAACGGCTCCGCGCACGCGCGCTGGAGCCCGACGCTCGGCCCGTGCGTCGACACGATCGCCGACGCCAGCACGTCCGTCGCGAGCCTGTCGCTGCTGAACGTCATCCCGTCGCTGCCGAACCTCGGCCTCGACAAGCTGGCGCTCGACCCGTCGACGCTCGCGAAGGGCTTCGACCTGACCAAGGGCCTGCAGAGCCTCGGCGGCCTGCTGCAGGGCGGCGGGCAGACCGCGGCCAGCGGCACCGGATCGCTGCTGAGCCTGCCGAACGCGCTGTCGTCGCGCTCGCAGGTGAAGCTCGTCGACATCCCCGGCTCGAAGAACAAGGCTGTGCAGTCGACGTCGACGCTGCAGGGCGCGGACATCGAGATCCTCAAGGGCACGCCGCTGGCGCTGAGCATCAAGGTGGCCAGCCAGCCGACGCTGAAGGTGACCTCCACCGGCGACGCGAAGACGTCCAAAGTGGAGTACACCGCGCCGGTGCTGACCATCGAGGCAGGCGGCAAGGTGCTCTACACGCTGGACGCCGCGCACCCGACCAAGGACATCCCGATCGGGCTGCCGCTCAAGCAGCTGAGCGACCAATTCGGCGTTCTCAAAGATCTTCCGGTCGTCGGCGGTCTCCTGGCGACGGCCGCAGGACCGATCGAGCAGGTCGGCAACACCGCGGGCACCGTGCTCGACCTGGGCGTGCTGCGGCTGAGCATCGCCGGGCTCGACCAGAAGAGCGCGGCGATGACGACGCCGTTCAAGGGCTTCCAGCTCGGCGCTTCGGCGCGGATGTTCGACCTGCAGCTGCTGCCCACGACGAGGCTGAAGAGCCTGCTGCCCGGCGACGCGGCGAGCAACCTGCCGTCCTCGCTGGCGCAGCTGT
This genomic window contains:
- a CDS encoding ATP-binding cassette domain-containing protein; translated protein: MSKDSDPPAVEARGLVKAYGGHRALDGIDLTIRRGEVFGFLGPNGAGKTTTIRVLATLTRPDGGTTRVLGHDVLTGTAAIRARVAVTGQFASLDEDLTGYENLLLLGRLHGLSRAASRKRADDLLAAFDLTRSAGRPVGGYSGGMRRRLDIGASLITTPDLLFLDEPTTGLDPRSRNQVWELVRRIAAAGTTVLLTTQYLEEADQLAERIAVIDHGRIVAEGTSAQLKSRVGAGTLHVRLLDGEQRPRARQILAEAGAVRLADDPLALSMPLDAGVDAGRLAGRAMSRLADAGVGVAEFSLGRPSLDEAFLALTEHRELTA
- a CDS encoding TetR/AcrR family transcriptional regulator, whose product is MVTTQPRRRRADAQRSIDAILTAARGVLGEQPDASMEDIAAAAGVTRQTVYAHFPSRDALLAALVEVAAAEYVALLDDAGLDTAPPADALAAFLGAGWRFLDRFPLLLSPAAGLPRPGNDPHDVVPPRLERLIVRGQDTGEFDAALPAAWLAAAILGLLHTAAAEVTAGRVTTDEAERLCLESALRLCRQP
- a CDS encoding TetR/AcrR family transcriptional regulator; the protein is MSAVPGRSDRLSPNQLAKQEQIVEAARVVLARDGLAGCTVRAIADAGPLTKSAIHYYFADIDVLIDRAMAAHITAFAAGLRDVGAKHADPRKRLFAVVEEYLSVFAANPNAAFLWFEYWIAAGRAQHPQAIDVMLTSLTELLAELLAPLDVDDPRARARALLSYLLGTVVQQRVRPRSFATLRADIEALCFANYG
- a CDS encoding GreA/GreB family elongation factor, whose product is MVISGDKGLSPAARSQLEKEIANLRAQREALAPQPGEQERTGDAADQADVIDRAEAAARLDRQIADLAAKMEHGGYGNAQLPDGTTVTLRFSDGDEETFQVVTVPGEDSDAITSDSPLGLALVGRKAGDEITYRTPRGDAKASVVKVAPPK